DNA from Thunnus maccoyii chromosome 21, fThuMac1.1, whole genome shotgun sequence:
TACCCATTCTTAAAAAATTgtatcatttaaatataaatttaacTATTACAATTccctgctaaaaaaaaactgaattacacatgatcaattaaaacaaaagttaagtttctaaattaaaaacttaatatgtttatttattaaatttcaTTCTTTGATGACCATAAATATGGTAAATTGCATTTTCAAGGTATGTGTACTTTActtttatacttccactccactacatttcagagggaaaatattgtactttctactccactacatttatttgacagctttagttacttttcagttgaagatttgacacaatgaataatataacaaacttttaaaatacaacacattattaaagatgaaaccagtggtttccaacctttttggcttttgacgtcttacaaaaagcagtgtgtagtcggggtcacatttcacatgtctatgagttgttaacagctccaccaaatagtgatttttccctctaaacctctcacatgctttcatttcaataaatgttcaaatgatccaatatttcagcaaaaatcaaagattagagaaaaagtccaaaaactgaaaacagatttgtgtatcagaactttgttttttcttctttcctctcccattaatcatctcaccacccctcagatttatctgctgaccctttggaggggcccgacccctaggttgggaaccactggactaaactagctaactgtatataaagtagtgtaaactagctccacctccagcagctacaacagtaacatgctgctctaacactgatgcttcactattaataatctaatgatgtcatatataataatatatcagtcagagggaccaaaccactacttttactgcaatactttaactacatcaagctcataatacttatgtacttttactgcaatactttaactacaccaagctcataatacttatgtacttttactgtagtaggatttttcatgctgGACTTTTagttgtaatggagtatttttacattgctgtattagtacttttactgcggtaaaggatctgagtacttcttccactactgccTGTTTGTAGATCAATGCATGTAGATTAAGAGAAACATAGAATATTACTACAGTTAAACTTGAAGTAgttaaaattaagttaaataaagttaatcaTTTTTACTGAATTTTACTGTAAGACAACAGAAACTCATTCAAATTATATCCCtgttttgtctatgaaataTATACATGAAATCAACATGAGCAGTGTAGCTGGAGCTGCAACAGACAAACCTCTTTCTGTTTTCGTGGTGAACATTATGGGAGTTCTTTCTTTATGTGCAACTTTTTACAATGTTGGCATTATAAACAGTGAGTCGTTAAATCTGTTCTAAGTCAgcttttttacatgaaaaacataaatcCTGCTAATATTATCAGAGCAATAATGAGCCTCTGCTTTACTTGACATTTGTTGGAGATACACaatagggttttttttctttactgctACTTTTCCAGTAATCATCAGGCTGAagtttaaaagataaaatagtttaGATTCAGTTGTGATTGTTGGCCGGCACCCAGCGGAGACCTGACGTGGTGTTGAATTAATGACTGCAAGGCTGCTGCATAAACCATCTGATAACACTGGAATAACAACTGCAGACCTTCGCTTTATTTTCACAGCACTGCAGTGTCCAAACACTCCTGATGCATTTAAACTCTGCTTTGGTTTTTAACTGAAGGAAAACAGAAGGGAGAACATCCATTTCTCTTTGTCAGACTCTGTGGTCTTATTTTTGGAGCTGAAAACAGCAAACTTCAACTTTTAATGTATTTCAGATGAAAAATAGAGGATGAATGCATCAGTATGAGAGGTCTGATTGCTTAGTGATTAATGGTGACTTTGAGATAAGAATCGCTGGCTGCAGCTCATAGCAGACTTTACATACAGCCATATTTTCACCTGTGCAAAGATCTTTTTTTAACAAGGGAAGCATCCAAGTCATCTTTAGTTGAGTGAATTATACTGAAGTGCATTGCATTCACCACTAAAAAAAACTGGAGTCCtaatctcataattatgacttactatctcataattacaagataatAAGTCATTATAATTAGGTAGTTTTCTCTTTATTAAAAGATTCTGATCTCGTTGGTGGTTATCGATCATCCCGTAAGAAGACAGAGGCATGACAACGCTACCTGATTTAATCTGCTTTTACTTCCTCCTTGATGAGAAAAGATCTCATGATTATGAGATAACAGCAttgttttatcttattattaACTTATTGCATGCTTTGATAGTTGGTTCCAGTATTTTGGATGCATTACTGATGTACATGCAGATCAGTGTGTTCTCCGCCTGAGCAATCCCAAACATCTGTTGGTTTTACTGACTGTGGTACTTGACTTGTGTCAAATAGATTCATATAATACCTCTGACAATGACGTGCATAGCCTACtgctgctttcttcttcttctttggtgaATGCATTGCCCTTCCGTAGAATTACTGTCAAAGACTGACTGTATAGTTAGGGACCGAgtccaaaaggcagaggactactgtaaaacagtactCCTCACCTAAGGGcaaggaccctattgtttttcgtgtgtttgtttgtttgttcgtttgtttctttctttctttctttctttctttcccttaatttgacccccttaacatgctcaaaaactcaccaaatttggcacacacatcaggtctggtgaaaaatttcataaaatgtaaaaattaacccccaaagtgccaaaatgtgctctctagcgccacctatgcaactaaaatggctgccacggcccgtaggaatgtcatagagagatcaaacaaaaactcaattattcatctcatcaagacctacaaatcatacactgacacccctgatctaaatccaacaggaagtccataATCagactttcaaaataagactttccCCCACTGTTGGCCCTcaaacaaacgctatctcctccgagggcgtcAATAGTATCAGCTTCAAAatcccttacaatgtaaaacaatggggaggcatgaactttgtgtcaaacagaggcttcttacatctaaactataagtctgaccactttcaaacctgtatcaatggattcaccacaaaatttcctacttaaatatgatttttaatgttagatttggccaaagtcatgggatttatgaggatatttcacaagaagtgtactctaaaatcctcctctccaactgctcctggtgatgtcacttcctcagtgctgtgaaacattccgcaatacacactcattataaaatcacaggaggagcaagaaaagactttaaaactcacactctaatatctcaaaaacaataaaagatagaaaaaacaggtgtgggttcactcacagtctccattcaaatatatgagtatttttctgtgtccagctgcagttacttattgtctctacacacctgacagtacacatgtcaatcaaactttcaaaataaaagcacaccacacttgtaagaaatatctctcatttttaaaaagcaaaatgatctgatcccgacgggccagagtgcgaggtcccgaccaacgctgcttgcagctttaattacagACTTCTATTAGAAACATTGACtcacaaatcaaatcaaatttcaaatctTGTTGGCTTATTCTTTGAtctattattttataatttaaattaaaatctgGCCAATTCTTTAAGGCCTATCAGACACCTGTTTATGGGATTGTGATTATGGTTTAAAAAGCGACTTAttctgaaacaggaagtgaacagtgaagaaataaagtataaaaaaagtataaaaaagtaTAGTTATAGTTCAGGTTTTGGTAAAGACACTCAGTTATTTAATTAGTACTAACATTTCAAACAACAGGCAGCCCTAGTTAAGACCTTTTCAAACTAGATgaagggttttttgttttttttttgcctggaCTGTAAAGCCTGCAGCAGATGATAGAGTGACCTTCTCTTCTTCGCTGCAGGGTCACATCTGCTTTAGGCTGAAAAAACATCTCTTCAAGAAAAATCTCACGTAATCCGCCATCCACTCTCCGATCTCTTTAATagctttcttaaaaaaaaacatccctggccttttattgcttttcttctCCCGACTCCCTGCTTTACTTTTATCCTATATGTTCATTATATTCTCAGGCCATTCAATTATATTCTCAGAAAACATTAAGGCCACTCAGGCTCGCTTGGTGGTTTTCACTGTGAGTATTTCTTAAGGAGAAAGTCATCTAACTGCCTTCAAAGTGACTCTAAACTCACCGTCAGGTCCTTCCTGATGGCAAAGTTCTCAGGTTTGATGTCACACAGGTGCAGTTTGTGGGTGAAGTCATTATCAAAGTGCCACACCATGTCCAGAAAACTCAGCGCGATGCGTTGCACCATCTCCCGGGCGGCCCACCTCCCTCGGGCTCCAGTTTGGCTCGGACCCTGCAGTCCAGAAACCGCCACCTCCTCCAGAGAGAAGATGTTCTGGTCCCAGGCGTGTCCAGCAGACAGGTACTCTACAGCGTAGAAGTGTCCGCAGGAGCCCAACACCTTGGCTACGTGGGTGCTGAGGTCCTGCAGGACTCTGGAGAACAGAGGAGGGAAGATGGAGGTTCAGGAGGGCAACGATAGAATATCAATCCATCTACACAGCTGGTCTGTAGGTTATTATTAATGTGGCACGTGCACAGTAGTgtatttttggttatttttgattttactatgtgtatttattcatcttcatttttatttgtttgtcatttatatccaatgtgttttgttgtcattgcttaagtaaactaaatattattcatttcaacaagacactgagctgaaacaatCCTGTCTGCAGCTGCAAATGTCAATGAGTAAGTAGTCAAATAGTCCAACCACTCAAAGAGTTTGTTTATACCTGGCCACCCAGAAGTCGTTCTCTTAAATTCATGACTGATTTACAAAGCATGTGTAAACGATTTAGTAACCATTAATAAAACCATGAGTTGCAccttataaaccctttataaacaGTGACTTATCTGATGTCTTGGTACATTTTTACCGAGCCCCTGAAGTCCTGAAACATTATATTTCTTTACCTCACATGCACAAGTGGATCAACTATCTTTTGCAAGCAAGACCCCCCGATATGAACATGTGTGCATAAGAtaatatattgttattgttaaattATCATTATCTTGTGAGCACAAGACAAAAACTTGTGTAAACAGGATGGATCTTGTGTGAccaagataataacttgtgcAAACAAGATCCGACATTTACGCCCAGaaagtgaagagagaaagaaagcggGATTTGAACTTTTCTCTCAAACTCTTCAGGTGTAAATATGAGTCCAACACTGTGAATGCTTTGAGGAGAAACTGCCTGAAAATGCGCAGCGTCATActaatatttaaacatttatagcATCTCACTCCGCTCTATGTGATGACCTACATTTCACCTTCCTTAaagaacagctataaacacttaTGATGTATGACGAGCTTGTTCTTTTTGAGCAGAattccccttttctctctcgtTTCTGTTCCTCCAGCCATCCACCctcacacacagtttgtttttgtatatatCCTACACTCCATTAgtcactgcagctctgcctgCTGGCCTCCAGATAAGCAGCAGTGCGGGTCACCTCGTCTcgcctgttttattttcagactCGGAGGAGTCGGAGGAGCTGAAAACAAACTAAcgtctttttcctctcatccGCCAGCTCTGCCCACAATACTTCTGACATTTCAGGGATGAGACAAGGTTTATTTGATAAGACTTAAATATCAAATCAGAGAATTGTTAAGGTTTTTAGTGGGAGATATGAAAAAAAGATCATTATAAAGCCTCATTATTGGTGAAAACTAAGATTGGCGacatcagtcagtcagcccAGAGTGAGATATCCCAACAGCTATTGGTCAGACAGGCATTACACTTGATATGAATATTCttgctccccagaggatgacacataatgactttggtgaccctTTTTCCTTTATGTAAGTCATTTCgcacaataaataacaacatttcTTGTGATAAATCCATTCAATTTACTGGGCATTCTCCTGCTTCCCAGAGGATAAACCCTTCACATTTTGGCCTCGCAGCCTTATAAATaggaatatatactgtaaatgtatgcATATACCTCATTTTTATCCTTTTACCCTGCCATATGCACTCTTGTTTTGAATAATGaaatcatcatcttcatcataaTCAGTTTTTTGATGCATTTGTACTGTCTTGATGTTTTTGTCCCCTGATACTATAGCAACAAGAATTCATCTTAGCTGTGCAGCAATTTTTCATGGTTTAAACGACAAATTCAATCAGTTGATCTTAAAAAGCAAAGTATGTGATAGTATGTTAACGGTGTGTAACGAGCATAGTGGCCTGTAGActcaacttctctctcaaactttttttttttttactcacacAGCTACTTCTGTCACTGCTTGAGTGCAAAACCATGAATGGAAGTCAGCATCGTTATCCCCATCTGTACAGTTCATTGCGtcgtgacaaaaaaaaatgcagtttgcaCTGCAGGAATCCTCTCAGGGGACcaagaacctttttttttcttggtggTGGGGGGGGTAGTACAGGAAGCATTGCTACGATTGGCTGAGTATGTTAGCCATTTCCACATTTTACAACTCCCATTTTTATAAACCTGCAACTGCAAACAACAAGTCTGGTTTTAAGTTCATTGTGCTGAGGAGCTACAGAAGAGATGTTCTGATAGATGGAGTGACGGTGAAGTTGAGGTTTTATTAGGTATATTTACTGAGGATGACATCCAGCAGGTATTTGAGGTAGCGACCTTGAACATTCAGCTGAACATTCACCACAATCTGAAACAGTGCCGAGAGAATATGAAAAAGCTCAAGCAAGACTTAAAATAACAGCAGACTGCGAACCAGCAAGTGATGGGATGGCCAGAACGTTGCCAATGCCAACCGCTAAACTCACTTCCTGGAATAAATCCACTTTTCCAAACTGTAGGATAGAGATAACAACAGGAGGCCTTTACCTGAGAAAGGTGTACTCCTCCTGCTGCAGCAGGGACCAGAGTGAAGCCAGCTCTGCTCTGGAGTAGCtcttgtctctgtttttcagtttcttcCCCCACAGTCTGGCCAGAGAGCTGttacttcctcctcctcctcctcctcctccttcatcctcctcatcctcctcagcCAGGCCCAGAGAGTTTCGCACCTGAGATCAGAGGAAAGGAATATTCACTGTAAACTGTgtgattttacaaaaaaaaacaggcagagatGTGAGTTTGTGGGCTTTACTGGCAGCAAATGTCTCAAATCACTAACTTCCAAAGTGGCGTAGAAAACCACATCGAGAGGGGAGAGCTCCTCTGCTGTATCCTGTTGAAGAGAGCAAAAGATTAATAATAGTAAATCCTTTTTAATGTACTCTGATTGGAAGTAAAGTTGAGCTTCCCTGGATCAAGACTGGAAACTTCACCTGATAGTCCAGTATTCCCAGTGGCTCGTAGGAGGAGAAATTCTCCAGTTTGGACTTGAGGATGATGGGGTTTCCTCTCCAGCGCGCCTCGATCACCTTCTTCCCGTTCTCATAGTAGAGGCAGCGCTTGTACTCGACCAGGCCGAGCACACACAGATCCTCACACATGTCCCCCGTCACCGAACCCTCGCCGAACTCCAGACACTGTacaggagagcaggagggaCACACAGAGCTTCAACTTCAAGATCTCTGCAGTCTGCGGCGTATAACgtcaacatgttttcatttcctgttttttaaacatgaaaattCTTCTCAAATCATAACGCCTCTCTCTCATTTTAAACCACTTTCAGATACTTTCAGGTACGAATTCATTTTATGCTTTATACATAATTGAACCATTTTAAAGTCGACcaaatctttaaattttagaGCCTTTTAATTCAATAAAGTGAGTTTGTTGGTTCTCTATAAGTAGTTTTGTTTATAATTCTTATGTCTCTCTTTATAAGTATGAAGATTGGATTagtatttgttatatatatatatatacagtacacactaaGTTATATATGATACTATAAGGGAACAGTATGAGGTGTATATAATGAAGCTTAATTTAAAAGGTCtttaactttatatatatatagtttgcAACTGACTGACATTTTAGCTTTGATACAATTTATATGTGGCTTCCAGCATATTTTATTATCTCTTGTCACAGGaagaaatttaatttcagaCACTCATtcaatttcatcattatttatcAAGCGTTTGCTTTGGGTTTCAGGCTTCAAGGTTTCAATACTTTATTGCTGTTTTATCACAGTGAAGTGGAAATAAAGTAAATAGTGATTTGGTTTAGTGAGCTCACACAGAATAAAAACCCCAGTCACGTACAATGAACACCTTAGGACACAAAAGCAATTTAATtaatagtaacaataataaataattaaaacaacactcCCACAGGGAGGCTATCAGTATCACAACCTGCTACGGTGTGGTAAGGTGTAGTTAAGGGAACGAACAGCTGTTGCAGAACCTGTTTGTCCTGGTTCTGATACTTCTCAGTCTtttaaaagaagagaggaagttAAAAAGATGTTTAGCAGAGTGAAGGGAGTCTTAAAGAATATTGTGTCCCTTTTCCTTCAGTCTAATGATGTAGATCTCAGTAAGGGATGGAAGCTCCTGGCCTATGATTTCTGATGCTGCGCATACTGTTTATGGCAAACAGACTTTTTGTATGATGGCAAATGTTTAGGATTGATTTCAAAGGAGCAGCATAAAGCAGATTTATGCAGTTCACACACTGCTGACAAACATCATAAACATCATCAAGGCTGGACTTTGAGTATAAACAGGAACAGGTTTTCAtggctgtcttttttttttattgggtCACGAATCTGCACATTTCAATCTGTTATTGCACTTTTAATATTCAATTTAATAGattttaatacacattttcattgcaaaatttttcacatttatccaTTTAAGATCCATCAAGGACCATAAACCAGCGAATCAGTAGaagtaaattaatttaatttaagtcATCTGCTGCCAAAATTTGGGAATCTTCTGTGAAATTAACTGAAATCTGGAAGAGTCAGTTTCCCGTCACTGTCACATTCCCAtcaataaacattattttaatatcTAATCAACAATGCCGCCTTGCGggctggaaacaggaagtgaacagtgatCTCTAGGGTTAAAGTCTGATTCGGACTTTGTTGTTCTTTAATAACGTCACCTGATTTCATCCTTTGCTCCTGTCATGACTACTTACAGCTGCTAGAGGGCGCTGCAGTCACTGCAGCGTAAACAGATGTTGCACagatgtagcacaacaagctagcgcagctgtaaacagaacagcgttcccacacatgctcagtggcgtctgccttacacagaactactctccggagactgaaaacatgacgctgttattagtctttggagccgtttctaaacaaactaacatgatcAAACTCTTCATGGACAAcgacggaggaataagatatatcaggctttgatacacacacaatacttgttagtagatcagtttattgttggtttggatccaaacatgtaAAGGcagcaaaacagacaaaagatcCAGTTTTTCCGAGGTCATTTAGCAACTCATTTAGCTGTTGCTTGATATCtgatctttctgtctcttcattgTAACATTtatccttctctccttcctttcccatctgtttttctttctctcttctaaCCCGAGAAAGCCTAAAGATCATTCTACAGCACAGttatgcgcacacacacgctacagaaacacacacatacatatatccGGTGTGCTGTCTGAATAGCTCAGTGTCCAGAGGTGTGAGGGATGAGGTTGAGGATTAGATTTGTTCTGGTCAGGGATTACCCGGCTAATCCTCGTTCTGCCCACATTCCAACACAAACATCAGTCAGTGAGGAGCTCACAGACTAAAGCCAGACATCACACACCTCCTACTTCACTAACACCTGGATGGACAGTCACTGTAATGCATGTTTAACCCCTTCAAATACGAATACTTGGAAAACTCTTTGAGGTGGTTCATTCAGGGATGCAACATTTAACAGTTAGAACTTGAACACCATAGATGTGCAGCATTGTCGGGAAAGCAAACTCTGAAGACAAACGATAAGGAAATGACCCTCAGAATCAAGGGGCTCATgatgtacagactgtaaagtcCTCTGAGAAAAAATGTGTGGTATTGGGCTATAAAAGTAAAATGGACTTTATCTGTAAGCCAACGCTGAATTCTTGGATGTTGAACAAACATTAAAGCTGCTTAAATTTATGAAGTTGGCCATGAGATGCTTGATGAAAACTCAGATTTAAACACTGGCCTGAGGCCTAGACGCTGTTTCTACAAATATGTCCACAACTATGTccaaaaaaatgggaaaaatctATTGCAGTATCGTTATagtttccttccttcctcatTCCCAAAAAGGAGGAATTCATATTTCAGCTTCACTTTAATTAAAAAGATACAGAGGCTTAAAGAATATATGAggccaacaagtcctccaaatacgtggtttgatcatgtgactccatTGGAGCGTTCTCTAATCTGGcacctctatcagcagtaatcagctgGACAACATCtgttaaaggtataatatgtaactattctgcattaaaatgtctaaaaacaactagacctatgttatatatgttgttgagttgtgtacttacattatcccaaatgtttccaacaatgttcaaacccagagaaatctgtaatttaatcaaagtaacggaccgtttcatttggtcgcctgtcaatggcgtcatacctcctctaccaaagagtaaacacgcacaagatgcatacggcggcgctgtgtttgtccgctacaatggcgtctaccaaagagtaacttacacacatacaagataatacatcggcgttgtggttgttccaaagaaactgttataaatggacttttattcagttttaagccacattttcatgataaatttaggtggtttttaactatatcttttagccggaagaaggattttagtcattggacgtctggatcttaagttatcagagaaataaactggacaaacgttagcagcagctcggctaacagcccctccaggaagtcaggtggtcaccaaacatcgtcggagaaacactgattttttaggtgaaacagctttaattagtatttttaacaactttaatctgcgtgtatgtttgttctggagaggaggagacctctgccggtaaaaacatcctgaatgatgaacactggagtaatcctatcccggtgaagctggttatttaacaacgaagacaacaactcccatgatcccttgctacttcacactgtcatcacactccgtcttttgttattgttttgattgagacccctagcagctgaaattacatattgtgcgtttaaacaataatgatgttttattatgtgacagcgctgtggttcgagtctggttaggtttagggaaagatgatggttcgggttaaaatgatcactttgttaaggttagagaaacgtggtgggttaaagttactacttccttaaagttaggccaccttcgtcgtcatggctacaataataaccacaggggTTAAGATTAAGTTAGCTCATTTTTGGGCGTCTTACATTTCAACCTGTTGTCGTTTTTCTTGAGAAGACAGACTTGATCAGGAGCAGATTTTCTGGCTCCAGTAACTGGCAGAGCGACAGTCTGAGATTATcatacaacaataaaaaggaTT
Protein-coding regions in this window:
- the dipk1c gene encoding divergent protein kinase domain 1C isoform X2, whose product is MCEDLCVLGLVEYKRCLYYENGKKVIEARWRGNPIILKSKLENFSSYEPLGILDYQDTAEELSPLDVVFYATLEVRNSLGLAEEDEEDEGGGGGGGGSNSSLARLWGKKLKNRDKSYSRAELASLWSLLQQEEYTFLRVLQDLSTHVAKVLGSCGHFYAVEYLSAGHAWDQNIFSLEEVAVSGLQGPSQTGARGRWAAREMVQRIALSFLDMVWHFDNDFTHKLHLCDIKPENFAIRKDLTVVAIDVDMAFFEPKMRDILDQNCSSDDDCNFFDCSSRCNLNKRRCSPRRRNSNLQVICEKIFRPWFSPTLLGAKAGLPLQVELQRAVQECSETDGGVEEREDGGGGGRGGRGRDVHQRLLNILTRLLQEGEASDEGGGAWETKGHTHTALNF
- the dipk1c gene encoding divergent protein kinase domain 1C isoform X1 → MLPGGLMSGGGGRGGGGLCLLRWLGLRLWSRRGTLVFALLWFGSWLFLNGLVLVHRSILSDYCTDDKSKRILHRLCLEFGEGSVTGDMCEDLCVLGLVEYKRCLYYENGKKVIEARWRGNPIILKSKLENFSSYEPLGILDYQDTAEELSPLDVVFYATLEVRNSLGLAEEDEEDEGGGGGGGGSNSSLARLWGKKLKNRDKSYSRAELASLWSLLQQEEYTFLRVLQDLSTHVAKVLGSCGHFYAVEYLSAGHAWDQNIFSLEEVAVSGLQGPSQTGARGRWAAREMVQRIALSFLDMVWHFDNDFTHKLHLCDIKPENFAIRKDLTVVAIDVDMAFFEPKMRDILDQNCSSDDDCNFFDCSSRCNLNKRRCSPRRRNSNLQVICEKIFRPWFSPTLLGAKAGLPLQVELQRAVQECSETDGGVEEREDGGGGGRGGRGRDVHQRLLNILTRLLQEGEASDEGGGAWETKGHTHTALNF